In a genomic window of Cytobacillus sp. FSL H8-0458:
- a CDS encoding YeeE/YedE family protein, with the protein MKNKSWISAPTTVVSNLNPIQKPFVAAGVLAALILFFSIINAANMTQGVLFIIGIALGMTLLHARFGFTSAFRRFASVGNGQGLQAHMLMLAVASTLFAIILSTGFSFTGIEPKGYVSPVGVSVLFGSFIFGIGMQLGNGCASGTLYSVGGGQSSMILTLISFIAGSTIGAYHFSFWMEETPALPPISLATSTGLGYGGALMVQLALFALIYWVTLQIAKKRKAPMMKALPTTAGWKKILRGSWPLFAAAIVLALLNALTLTVRGTPWGITSAFALWGGKALMAMGIDVTSWGYFASEPNLTALKNTVLADSTSVMNFGIILGAFISAASQGTFKPGKIKPGVAGAAIVGGLLMGYGSRLAFGCNIGAYFGGIASFSLHGWVWAIMAMLGTGVALFIRPLFGLKNPKSTDSIC; encoded by the coding sequence ATGAAAAATAAATCATGGATTTCAGCACCTACAACAGTTGTTTCAAACTTAAATCCGATTCAAAAGCCTTTTGTTGCAGCTGGTGTTCTTGCAGCTCTCATTTTGTTCTTCTCTATAATAAATGCAGCGAACATGACACAGGGAGTTCTATTTATTATTGGAATTGCACTCGGTATGACCTTGCTTCATGCCCGATTCGGCTTTACATCTGCATTCAGGCGCTTTGCAAGCGTAGGAAACGGGCAGGGCTTGCAGGCGCATATGCTGATGCTCGCAGTTGCTTCCACATTATTTGCGATTATACTAAGCACAGGCTTCAGTTTTACAGGAATTGAGCCTAAAGGATATGTGTCTCCTGTAGGAGTCAGCGTCCTGTTTGGTTCCTTTATATTTGGAATCGGGATGCAGCTTGGGAATGGCTGTGCATCCGGTACTTTGTATTCTGTAGGCGGAGGGCAATCCTCCATGATCCTGACGCTGATTTCGTTCATCGCTGGTTCCACGATTGGAGCGTACCACTTCTCATTCTGGATGGAAGAAACACCGGCATTGCCGCCAATCTCCCTGGCTACCTCTACGGGACTCGGATATGGCGGGGCATTGATGGTCCAGCTTGCTTTGTTTGCGTTGATCTATTGGGTGACCCTGCAAATCGCGAAAAAGCGTAAAGCGCCAATGATGAAAGCTTTGCCTACAACAGCCGGCTGGAAAAAGATCCTGCGAGGCTCATGGCCATTGTTCGCAGCAGCGATCGTATTAGCTTTGCTGAATGCCCTGACTCTGACGGTCCGCGGAACGCCTTGGGGCATCACTTCCGCATTCGCGCTATGGGGCGGAAAAGCGCTGATGGCAATGGGCATCGACGTAACATCATGGGGCTACTTTGCATCAGAACCCAATTTAACGGCATTGAAAAATACAGTGCTTGCTGATTCTACAAGTGTTATGAACTTCGGCATCATCCTGGGTGCCTTCATTTCAGCGGCATCACAGGGAACGTTCAAGCCTGGAAAAATTAAGCCGGGTGTAGCTGGTGCTGCGATTGTCGGCGGACTGCTGATGGGATATGGTTCCCGTCTTGCATTTGGATGCAACATCGGTGCCTACTTTGGCGGAATTGCATCCTTCAGCCTGCACGGCTGGGTATGGGCGATCATGGCCATGCTCGGAACAGGTGTGGCGCTGTTCATCCGTCCGCTGTTTGGATTGAAGAACCCGAAATCTACTGATTCGATTTGTTAA
- a CDS encoding polysaccharide deacetylase family protein, whose protein sequence is MFKRLKWPSWAVFILFIMGIYFFISSGADTSLQAFSRTETTSPAAFPGLNLETRTKETKSYTLAISTPITKIENLNKPMKEWIQTQEMEFLELVQANRQVLDSEDFRAHLNIKAEPKKVSDTMYTLVFEAYQYTGGANGQAAVKTFTIDLANQKMVQLADVFYMDEESLTTLRTMIKNQIGQKEELQDYLFDDMLDEALENPSSWKWSLSGKNFTLYFNEYEIAAGAAGAVKVKIPVEQIRSLLKDEIVQHLKLPDIQLPEPEASEPETAPLDPNGKYIALTFDDGPHPKVTPLILDILKKHNAKATFYMLGSQAQFYPALASQVAEEGHEIGNHSDSHADLSSLGEKEIRKEMEEASAKIKEASGQLPATVRPPYGAMNEDVKKIAGMAHTPLILWSVDSLDWKTLNASSIQKIVKANAVPGSIVLMHDIHMPTAQALPDLLTYLKKAGYEFITVSQLLSLQEQEVTGTFFGKRS, encoded by the coding sequence TTGTTTAAGCGGTTAAAATGGCCTTCGTGGGCAGTATTCATCCTCTTCATTATGGGCATCTATTTTTTCATCAGCTCTGGAGCTGACACCAGCCTGCAGGCCTTTTCCAGAACAGAAACAACTTCCCCGGCAGCTTTCCCCGGATTAAACCTAGAAACCCGGACAAAGGAAACGAAATCTTATACCCTTGCAATCAGTACTCCTATAACTAAAATTGAGAATTTAAACAAACCCATGAAAGAGTGGATTCAGACTCAGGAAATGGAATTCCTGGAACTTGTGCAGGCAAACCGGCAGGTGCTGGACAGCGAAGATTTCCGTGCTCACCTAAATATCAAGGCGGAGCCGAAAAAAGTTTCCGATACCATGTACACCCTGGTATTTGAAGCCTACCAGTACACCGGCGGCGCAAATGGGCAGGCCGCGGTCAAAACGTTCACGATTGACCTTGCGAATCAGAAAATGGTGCAGCTTGCCGATGTTTTCTATATGGATGAGGAGTCCCTGACAACACTCAGGACGATGATAAAAAACCAAATTGGCCAGAAGGAAGAACTTCAGGACTATCTGTTCGATGACATGCTTGACGAAGCGCTGGAAAATCCGTCGAGCTGGAAATGGTCACTGAGCGGCAAGAATTTCACGCTTTATTTTAACGAATATGAAATTGCGGCCGGTGCAGCCGGAGCGGTCAAAGTAAAAATTCCAGTCGAACAAATTCGTTCCCTCTTAAAGGATGAAATTGTCCAGCACTTGAAGCTCCCTGACATTCAACTTCCTGAACCGGAAGCCAGCGAACCCGAAACCGCTCCGCTGGATCCAAACGGCAAGTATATTGCCCTTACCTTTGATGATGGGCCGCACCCGAAAGTCACACCGCTTATACTGGATATTTTAAAAAAGCATAACGCAAAGGCTACCTTTTATATGCTTGGCAGTCAGGCGCAATTCTATCCTGCCCTCGCAAGCCAGGTGGCTGAAGAAGGCCATGAAATCGGAAATCATAGTGACAGCCATGCGGACCTTTCTTCCCTCGGTGAAAAAGAAATCCGAAAAGAAATGGAAGAAGCCAGCGCCAAAATTAAAGAAGCAAGCGGACAGCTTCCCGCAACCGTCCGCCCGCCTTATGGGGCCATGAATGAAGATGTGAAAAAAATTGCCGGAATGGCCCATACACCGCTTATTCTGTGGTCTGTCGACTCACTTGACTGGAAAACACTAAACGCTTCATCGATTCAAAAAATTGTGAAGGCCAATGCCGTGCCAGGCTCAATCGTCTTAATGCACGACATCCATATGCCAACTGCTCAAGCACTGCCGGACCTGCTGACTTATCTGAAAAAAGCGGGCTACGAATTCATTACTGTCTCCCAGCTTCTATCCCTTCAGGAACAGGAAGTGACCGGTACGTTTTTTGGAAAAAGATCATAA
- a CDS encoding GNAT family N-acetyltransferase: MDSAVQFFWEKWGTEENFTFYQDCMIHSGKTEDGIPRFYAAILDERFIGTYALIRNDLNSRQDLHPWLACLYVDLDSRGKKLGARLLDHAIEETAKLALKKLYLQTDLEGYYEKYGWAHRGEVYGAGGVSLQFYQKRTGA; the protein is encoded by the coding sequence TTGGATAGCGCAGTTCAATTTTTCTGGGAGAAGTGGGGAACAGAAGAAAACTTCACTTTTTACCAGGATTGCATGATTCACTCCGGGAAAACAGAGGACGGCATCCCAAGGTTTTATGCAGCTATCCTGGATGAGCGATTCATTGGAACATATGCATTAATCCGCAATGATCTAAATAGCCGGCAGGATTTGCATCCGTGGCTGGCATGTCTGTACGTTGACCTGGACAGCAGAGGGAAGAAGCTTGGCGCCCGGCTTCTTGATCACGCTATTGAAGAAACGGCAAAGCTTGCATTAAAAAAACTCTATCTCCAGACGGATTTGGAAGGGTATTATGAAAAATACGGCTGGGCGCATCGAGGAGAGGTGTACGGGGCGGGCGGCGTCTCCCTTCAGTTTTATCAAAAGAGGACAGGCGCATAA
- a CDS encoding GNAT family N-acetyltransferase — translation MKLNIFYSIPVDDILKGIMQLHRNIFGDSEDLVSKMKSKPQLLVLTAMDGEKVIGYKMGYALGEDTFYSWLGGVDPEYRENGIASMLMEKQHEYLIELGYKIVRTKTMNKWRGMLILNIRHGFDVIETYKDEKGLHKIVLEKRLHS, via the coding sequence ATGAAATTAAATATCTTTTATTCAATTCCAGTGGATGACATCTTAAAAGGAATCATGCAACTTCATAGGAACATATTCGGCGATTCTGAAGACTTAGTCAGTAAGATGAAAAGCAAACCTCAGTTGCTCGTGCTGACAGCTATGGATGGAGAAAAGGTGATCGGATATAAAATGGGATATGCCCTTGGAGAGGATACCTTTTATAGCTGGTTAGGCGGAGTAGACCCTGAATACAGGGAAAACGGGATTGCTTCCATGCTAATGGAAAAGCAGCATGAATATTTAATAGAATTGGGATATAAGATAGTCCGGACAAAGACGATGAACAAATGGAGAGGCATGCTGATTTTGAATATTAGGCATGGATTTGATGTTATTGAAACTTACAAGGATGAAAAAGGACTGCATAAGATCGTGCTGGAGAAACGATTGCATAGCTAA